The following are from one region of the Halorussus rarus genome:
- a CDS encoding DUF7351 domain-containing protein yields MSNDASSTDRESPDLGNGPERAASLSLDEALSIVGEPTRATIVLELGEARSADPATSDALTFTELMERTGVEDSGRFNYHLDKLVGTFVEKGDDGYGLSLPGQMLHQAFVAGTLTDRLAVDPFPVGDCPECEGRLAASYRPDHVLIVECEGRERLFDAAHFPTRGVEVRSQSELLDAVYRRRHHKIAVMRRGVCHGCGGRIERRLGHNESVADSCGGDPLSCLESYAVLACEECATSLAGHPANVAVTAPEVVGFFAEHGREAARSRWWNDPIAAARESIEVVGTDPVSVAVPYEIDGEQLRVVLDDRLQVVQTERSVV; encoded by the coding sequence ATGTCGAACGACGCGAGCAGCACCGACCGTGAGTCGCCGGACCTCGGGAACGGTCCCGAGCGAGCGGCGTCGCTCTCGCTCGACGAGGCGCTCTCCATCGTCGGCGAACCGACGCGCGCGACCATCGTTCTCGAACTCGGTGAGGCGCGGTCGGCCGACCCCGCCACGTCGGACGCCCTGACGTTCACGGAGTTGATGGAGCGGACCGGCGTCGAGGACAGCGGTCGGTTCAATTACCACCTGGACAAGCTCGTCGGGACGTTCGTCGAGAAAGGCGACGACGGCTACGGTCTCAGTCTTCCCGGACAGATGCTCCACCAGGCGTTCGTCGCCGGAACGCTGACCGACAGACTCGCCGTCGACCCGTTCCCTGTCGGCGACTGTCCCGAGTGCGAGGGGCGGCTCGCGGCGTCGTACCGTCCCGACCACGTGCTCATCGTCGAGTGCGAGGGCCGCGAGCGACTCTTCGACGCCGCGCACTTCCCGACTCGAGGGGTCGAGGTCCGCTCGCAGTCGGAACTGCTCGACGCGGTCTACCGGCGTCGGCACCACAAGATCGCCGTGATGCGTCGCGGCGTCTGTCACGGCTGCGGCGGTCGAATCGAGCGACGGCTCGGGCACAACGAGTCGGTCGCCGACAGCTGCGGCGGCGACCCGCTGTCGTGTCTGGAGTCGTACGCGGTGCTCGCGTGCGAGGAGTGTGCGACCAGTCTCGCCGGTCACCCCGCGAACGTCGCGGTGACCGCGCCCGAAGTCGTCGGTTTCTTCGCCGAGCACGGCCGGGAGGCGGCGCGTTCGCGCTGGTGGAACGACCCGATCGCCGCGGCGAGAGAGAGCATCGAAGTCGTCGGAACGGACCCGGTGTCGGTCGCGGTCCCGTACGAGATCGATGGCGAACAGTTGCGGGTAGTCCTCGACGACCGCCTTCAGGTCGTCCAGACGGAACGCAGTGTGGTCTGA
- a CDS encoding DUF7344 domain-containing protein, which translates to MANATTRTGVQNASEEAPTGPSRETMFDLLGNSRRRRLLRHLLEDPEITLTDLSARIAAWENDTPVADLTSRQRKQVYSSLYQTHIPRLSDNDVVTYDAAERTVRLTADPDRLRRFLDVDEPRQSRPSHQWSRYFLWTAVVGSAAIAGNWLGTAPATHFGTEDLYGLLTVTFMMLSVSFVMAVEGPKLLRYVD; encoded by the coding sequence ATGGCCAACGCGACGACTCGAACCGGCGTACAGAACGCGAGCGAGGAGGCCCCGACCGGCCCCTCCCGGGAGACGATGTTCGACCTGCTCGGCAACTCCCGGCGGCGGCGACTCCTCCGCCACCTGCTGGAGGACCCCGAGATAACCCTGACCGACCTCAGCGCGCGCATCGCGGCGTGGGAGAACGACACGCCGGTCGCCGACCTCACCTCGCGCCAGCGCAAGCAGGTGTACTCCTCGCTCTACCAGACCCACATCCCCCGCCTGAGCGACAACGACGTCGTGACCTACGACGCCGCCGAGCGGACGGTCAGACTGACCGCCGACCCCGACCGGCTCCGCCGCTTCCTCGACGTCGATGAACCCCGACAGAGTCGGCCCTCCCACCAGTGGAGCCGCTACTTCCTCTGGACCGCGGTGGTCGGCAGCGCCGCCATCGCCGGCAACTGGCTCGGCACCGCCCCGGCGACCCACTTCGGGACCGAGGACCTCTACGGCCTGCTCACGGTGACGTTCATGATGCTCAGCGTCTCGTTCGTGATGGCGGTCGAGGGGCCGAAGCTGCTGCGCTACGTCGACTGA